The DNA segment ACATAAGAAAAAAATGGAAAAATTGGCACCAAAACCTATTCCGTTCAGACCTTTGAATAGCCAAATGCAAAATCAGGGAATGGGCCGTCCGAGTATACGTCCAAATGTAAAGCCGGTTATTGATTCTGTTAAGTTTAAACTCCCCCATGCAACAAACTGGATCGAGGTAGGTGCAAGTGCTTATAAGAACGATGCCACATTGAAAGCCTCTTTCTCAAATTACGGAAAATACAATGTCGATGTTTTTGCTCCGGGATTCATGATTAACTCTACCGTTCCTGATTCTAAATATGAAGAGTTGGACGGTACAAGTATGGCTGCTCCGGTTGTTTCCGGATTAGCGGCACTTATTTTAAGCTATTATCCAGAATTAACTGCTCCGGAAGTAAGGGAAATCATCATGAAATCGGTTACTAAAGTCGTACAGAAAGTGAAGTTAACCAATGAAAGAGGAGAGAACACCAGAGCGGTATTCTCTGAACTTTGTGTGAGTGGCGGTATTGTGAATGCTTACGAAGCGCTGAAATTGGCTGCAACCTATGCTAAAAAGAAATAATGCCTCGGCTTAATTCACAACAATTGTAGCAGGGAGTTGAGCTTCATACCCCTTGCTACCTTTATAGATATACCGCATTGTAATGTTATACTTTCCTTTTTTGCCTGGTTTGATCTTGGCAGAAACGGATTCAGGGAGGCCTTCACGATCTGATGAGGTATAAGTTCCCTTAGTTGTAACTATGATATCCCGAAAGTATTTTTTCTTACTGGGGGGAACTGAATACTCACTTGACCAGGAAGTAGGTACTTCCTCATCTACTCCCGTTGTCTTTTTAACGCCATATGCGGACATGATCTGCTGATAAGTACCATTGGTTCCCGCAATGAGGAATAACGCGCCAAAAAAGGGCCCTCCACCGCCACCATTCAGGTGTTCAATCATGAAAGCATATTGATCTTCCCCAATCAATAAAGGCTTGGGAACCGGACAATTTGAAAATGCGCCGTAACCTCCGATAGCAGGTTGAAATATCCTTAATTTCCATCCTTCTTTTGTTAAAGCAAATTTGGCTAATCCTAATAATCCGCCTGTAAATCTGGAGGTCTGAAGCCCTTCCTCATCATATTCGGAATGATTAAAGCTGATGACCTTATATTGTAATCCTGTAGAATCCTTGAAGTCCATGACATTCATTAAGCGGGTGGCTACCCCTCTTTCAAAAGGGAACAAGAGATCCCCCTGTTCTCCATTTACATCGCTATAAGATTTTCTGTTAGGTGTTTTGAGGTCCCAATTGATCAACTCATTTTGATATCCTGACTTTTTTGTGAGATTATAGTATTTACCCGGGAATAGTTTTAGCAGCGCCTTTTGCGCGTCAAATGGCCCGGGAATGAGGAGATTACGGGTCTTTAATATGGTATCACTGACAGTAATCTTTTTTAGATCCTCATCGTCATTTTGGGCATAAGAAGTATTAACGAATGTGGAGGTTAATAGTAACAGGAATAAAATTGATTTCATAAATAGGGTTTGGACATTGGCTATAAAAAGAAACTCAGTAAGAACAGCAATCAGAAAACACCCCTCATGGAGAATAAGTTTTTCTCAAAACTTTTCGCTTCTTCCTGTTGTATGGGGTAAGACATTTCTTTAGGTTGTTTCGTTACGATCCGGTAAAAGTAATACATAGAAACTCCCGCACATAAATGATTTAAAATAAAAAACGGCAATCGCCTCTTTTCCCTAAAAATGGCTCATTGGAAAAATTTAAAAGATAAACGGGATTGATTTTTTTGGACTGAAATTTTATAAGTTTTTTCAGTAATTATATAATTTTCAAATACAGGAAGTAGGCTATGTTTGCTTAATATGATTTGATAAAACTACTCAATGAGTTAATGATTGAGATAAATCTATAATATAATGGACACTTTATGATCAGTTCAACAGTTTAGCAGGCTTTAATGAAGGTGTCAATCAAGAATATGGTCTGTTATCGATGCATTGTTGTGGTAAAACAAGTGTTTGAAAAGATGCATATATTACCTGTTCGGGTACAGTTGGGAGAAGTTGAATTGGAAAGAGAGCTCTCTATGATGCAACTGAGTTATTTAAAAAATTGGCTATCAGAAAATGGGTTTGAGTTATTAGATGACCGTAAAATGGTGTTGGTAGAAAGGGTCAAGAACCTCATTATTGAAATTATTCATGGGGCTGATAGAATTGATTTAAGCATTAAATTATCCTACCTCATTCAGCAAAAACTTAAGGTAGATTATAATTATATCAGTTCACTTTTTTCAAATACGGAAGGCATCACAATAGAACAATATATTATTCTTCAGCGTATAGAAAGAGCCAAGGAGTTTCTAGCGTACAATGAGCTTACATTAAGTGAGATCGCTCATAAATTAGGCTACAGTAGTGTCCAGTATCTTTCTACTCAGTTTAAAAAAGCAACCGGCTTTACTCCCTCTCATTTTAAAAATATAAAAGAAAATCCGCGCAAGCCATTAGACCAGTTGTAAATTCTATACATGTTTCCCTGAATAGTGTAACCCCAACTTTAACATGCCATTTTACTTTTGAGTATAAATTTTTTGTTATGAAAAAGAACAATACGTTACTAATTAAAGGGATGGTTTGTAATCGCTGCATTACCGTATTAAGCGATGAGCTATTCAAACTCGGTTTAGATATTTCGAGTATAAATTTGGGGGAGGTCATCTTAAAAGAGAGTAACAAAACTCCTGTTGATGAACAAACCTTAAAGGTGGTTTTACAAAAGAATGGATTCGACCTGCTCTATGATAAGAATGAGCAACTGGTCAGTCAGATTAAACTTGCCGTCGAACGCGGTATCAATGAACAGTCTGAAACCGGAGAGCCGGTTAAATTTTCAAAGTGGATTAGTGAGGAATTACACAAAGATTATGATTCACTGAGTGCCATATTTTCCCTCACCCAGGGTGATACACTGGAAAAGTATATTATACAAAAGAAAATAGAGGAAGTAAAGGCGCTTTTGGTCTATACAGATAAGTCGTTAACGGATATCGCCCATGTTCTGGGCTATAGTAGTGTGGCTTATCTTTCGCGGCAATTAAAGAAACAGACAGGCTTCGATTTTGCTTATTATAAAAGAATCAGGCAGGACAAACTTGTGATTATGAAGAGAAGCAAGAGCCGATAATCTTATAATTATATACATTATTCCGCCAATTGTATAATAAGCAAGGTACTCCGTCTCTTTAGTTTTGTGCTATAAAAAAAGAAAATGGAAGCACCCACTTTAGATCAAAAACACAAAAAGAAACATTTACAAAATAGTTATATAAAAAAAACTTTCCCGGTTTTAGGGATGACTTGCGCCGCCTGTGCAGTAAGTGTGGAAAGTATGCTTAAGTCGGCGAAAGGTGTCCATAATGCAGGTGTTAATTATGCCAATCAGACGGCCTGGGCTGAATATGACGAAACGGTCAAAGAGGAAGAATTACAAAATGTGATTCGCGGTATCGGATATGACCTTATTGTGGATGCTGAAGATCCTCAACAAATCCAACAGGATGCCCAGCTCAGGCATTATAAAGAATTGAAAAAAAGAACCATTTGGGCAGTGATTCTTTCCATTCCTATAGTGGTGATAGGTATGTTCTTTATGGATCTGCTTTATGGTAACTGGATCATGATGGCCCTGGCCATACCGGTGGTTTTCTATTTAGGGCGCAGTTATTTTATCAATGCCGTTAAGCAGGCGAGGCATCGCAAAGCGAATATGGATACACTGGTTGCTTTGAGTACAGGAATAGCATTCCTCTTCAGTGCTTTTAATACCATCTATCCGGAGTTCTGGCACCAAAGAGGCCTCCATGCACATGTTTATTTCGAAGCAGCAGCTGTGATTATTGCTTTCATCTCTCTGGGCAAATTACTGGAGGAAAAAGCCAAGTCTAATACCTCATCAGCCATTAAGAAATTGATGGGGATGCAGCCAAAGACGGTGAACGTCATTATCGACGGCATCGCGCAGGAAATTCCTGTTTCGCAGGTTCAGGTTGGAAATATCATTGTGGTAAAGCCAGGAGAAAAAATACCTGTAGACGGTATGGTAAGTGAAGGAAGTTCTTATGTGGATGAAAGTATGATCAGCGGGGAACCTATTGCTGTTGCCAAAACAAAGGGCGAAAAAGTGTTTGCCGGCACGATCAATCAGAAAGGCAGTTTTGAGTTTAAAGCTGAAAAAGTTGGTGGTGATACCATCCTCGCCCAGATCATTAAGATGGTACAGGACGCTCAGGGAAGTAAGGCTCCTGTACAAAAACTGGTGGATAAAATTGCAGGGATATTTGTCCCGATCGTGATTAGTATTGCTATACTTACTTTTATCATCTGGATGCTGGCAGGTGGTGAAGCAGCGTTCACCCATGCTTTACTGACTTCAGTTACCGTATTGGTTATCGCATGTCCATGTGCGCTGGGATTGGCCACGCCGACCGCGATTATGGTTGGCGTTGGAAAAGGCGCAGAAAATAATATCCTGATCAAAGACGCAGAAAGCCTGGAGCTTGGCCATAAAGTAAATGCAATTATCTTAGATAAAACAGGTACGATTACAGAAGGCAGACCTGTGGTGACGGATATGATCTGGAACAATACAACGACAGATCAGGTGCTGAATAAACAGATTTTATACACTATGGAAGCCCAGTCTGAGCATCCACTTGCAGAAGCGGTAATCAATCGTTTAAAAGAAGAATCGGTCACAACAGTTCGCTTAGCGTATTTTGAAAGCATTACTGGCAAAGGAATAAAGGCCGTTCAGCAGGGTATGCAATATTTTATTGGCAATAAAGCATTAATGGATGAATATGGAGTTTCTGTGAGCCATGATTTGCTTATTCAGGCTGAAATATGGCAGGAAGAAGCGAAAACCGTCATTTATTTTTCGAATGAAAAAAGCGGGCTTGCGGCCATTGCCATTGCAGATAAAATCAAGACCACTTCGCAAGAGGCGATTGAAACACTCCAAAGCAGGGGGATCGAAGTTTATATGCTCACCGGAGATAATAAACAAACGGCCGCCGCTGTAGCTAAACAAGTTGGGTTAAAACATTATAAAGCAGAAGTAATGCCTTCAGACAAGGCCAACTTTGTAAAAGAACTGCAATCGCAGGGAAAAACGGTAGCAATGGTTGGGGATGGGATTAACGATAGCCATGCGCTGGCACAGGCCGATGTGAGCATTGCGATGGGCAAGGGTTCTGACATTGCAATGGATGTGGCAAAAATGACTTTGATCACTTCCGATCTGAATATGGTACCCAAAGCCTTAAAACTTTCAGGTAGAACGGTAAACACCATCAAGCAGAATTTATTCTGGGCCTTTATTTATAACCTCATCGGCATTCCGATTGCAGCCGGTGTATTGTATCCCATAAATGGATTTTTACTGGATCCGATGATTGCTGGTGCAGCAATGGCGTTAAGCTCGGTTTCTGTGGTCAGTAATAGCCTTCGGTTAAAGACTGCAAAATTGTAAAATCGATTTACTCATTTTTCAAATGCCTGGCTTTTAGCCGGGCATTTTTTTTAAATATTCCCACAGAAATTCTATAACTCTTACCTGCAATAGTATAAAGCCGAAGGTAGTGATGCCTCCTAATTTTATACCCATTAAAAACAACTATTTATTCCACCATTATTCATCATATCATGTTAAAAGATACCAATAAACTAAAAGTTTTTTTCCTCCCTGTATTCTGCAGTATGTTGCTGATTGCCTGCGATAGTAATCAGGAAAAAAAACAAAAAATGGCAGCCGCGGCAGGTGCCAATGTGAGCAAATTACAAGTGGATGCAATTGTCGTAAGTGAAGAGAATCTGGATCAGGAAGAAGTGATTGTAGGTTCCATGGCCCCCTACAGGGAAGTTGAGATCGTTAGCGAAATCGCCCAGAAGATTGTTCAGGTCTCTTTTCAGGAAGGTGGACATGTAAGTAAAGGGCAATTGCTTTATAAGTTAAACGATGCTGACCTGAAAGCCAGGTTAAAGGGATTGAATTCGGAGTTGAAATTGGCCCGCCTGAATGAACAAAGGATCAGCAATCTACTGAAAACGGAAACTGTAAATCAACAGCAATATGATGAGACGGCAGTAAAATTACAAGCCCTGGAAGCGCAGCGGGAATTGCTTCAGGTGGAATTGAACAAGACCGAGATCAGAGCCCCTTTCTCTGGAAAGATCGGCATTTCAAATCTGGATCCGGGTTCTTTTGTATCACCGGGTATAGCGCTGGTTAGCCTGCAGGACCAGGAGACTGTTAAGATCAATTTTTCTGTACCGGAAAAGTACCTTCCACTCGTTAAAACAGGCAATAAAATTAATTTTACAACAGCGCTTTCCGATCAGCAACAGACAGCCTCCATTCAAGCGACAGAACCAGGACTTAACGCCCAAAACAGGTCACTAAGGGTACAGGCTAATGCAGCTAATCCTGAAGGAAAGTTCAGGGCAGGTTTGTCTGTCAAGATCCATTTTCCGACATCGGCAAAAAATGCAAAAGCGATTAGCTTACCAACCGAAGCACTCATTCCCAGCGGAGAGGGGTATAGTGTCTTTGTGTTTCAAAATGGTCTTGCTAAATCAAAGCCTGTCAGCATTGGCAACAGAACGGAAACCTCAGCGATTATTACCTCTGGTTTAAATAATGGCGATAGTGTCATTGTATCTAATCTTCTTCGTCTTGGTGATGGCATGCCGGTTCAGGCTGTTGTTTCCAAATAATCTATTTCAAATTTAAAATCATGAGTTTATCATCATTAAGTATAAAAAAACCGGTTCTGGCGGGTGTGTTTTCTGCCTTTATCGTTATTATGGGCATCGTTGGCTGGAACTATTTAGGGGTCAGAGAATACCCCTTAACAGAACCACCGGTGATCTCGGTGGTCACCTATTATCCGGGTGCGAGCCCTGATGTGATTGCTTCCAAGATTACCAAGCCGATGGAAGAATCCATTGCTGAATCCAATGGAGTTAGGACAATTTCTTCTGAATCCAGGGAGCAAGTGAGTGTGATTTCCATAGAATTTAATCGGGATATCGATTTGGAAGATGCACTGAACGATGTTCGTGATAAGGTGGCTAAATCCAGAAAGCAGCTTCCTGCAGATGTAGATCCACCTGTTGTTGAAAAGGCTTCCTCACCTGATAACCTGGTTGCCTTTTTAGAGGTAGAAAGCGATACCAAGGACATCAGAGAAGTAAGCCATCTTGCGGCTACCATGATAAAAGACAGAATGCAGTCAATTCCAGGAGTAAACAGTGTAGCAGTGGTTGGCGAGCATAAGTATGCGATGCGGCTACGGTTTGATCCCACTAAGCTGGCTGCTTACAAGCTGACACCCGAAGACATCCGACAGGCAT comes from the Pedobacter sp. FW305-3-2-15-E-R2A2 genome and includes:
- a CDS encoding helix-turn-helix transcriptional regulator, encoding MHILPVRVQLGEVELERELSMMQLSYLKNWLSENGFELLDDRKMVLVERVKNLIIEIIHGADRIDLSIKLSYLIQQKLKVDYNYISSLFSNTEGITIEQYIILQRIERAKEFLAYNELTLSEIAHKLGYSSVQYLSTQFKKATGFTPSHFKNIKENPRKPLDQL
- a CDS encoding AraC family transcriptional regulator, whose product is MKKNNTLLIKGMVCNRCITVLSDELFKLGLDISSINLGEVILKESNKTPVDEQTLKVVLQKNGFDLLYDKNEQLVSQIKLAVERGINEQSETGEPVKFSKWISEELHKDYDSLSAIFSLTQGDTLEKYIIQKKIEEVKALLVYTDKSLTDIAHVLGYSSVAYLSRQLKKQTGFDFAYYKRIRQDKLVIMKRSKSR
- a CDS encoding heavy metal translocating P-type ATPase is translated as MEAPTLDQKHKKKHLQNSYIKKTFPVLGMTCAACAVSVESMLKSAKGVHNAGVNYANQTAWAEYDETVKEEELQNVIRGIGYDLIVDAEDPQQIQQDAQLRHYKELKKRTIWAVILSIPIVVIGMFFMDLLYGNWIMMALAIPVVFYLGRSYFINAVKQARHRKANMDTLVALSTGIAFLFSAFNTIYPEFWHQRGLHAHVYFEAAAVIIAFISLGKLLEEKAKSNTSSAIKKLMGMQPKTVNVIIDGIAQEIPVSQVQVGNIIVVKPGEKIPVDGMVSEGSSYVDESMISGEPIAVAKTKGEKVFAGTINQKGSFEFKAEKVGGDTILAQIIKMVQDAQGSKAPVQKLVDKIAGIFVPIVISIAILTFIIWMLAGGEAAFTHALLTSVTVLVIACPCALGLATPTAIMVGVGKGAENNILIKDAESLELGHKVNAIILDKTGTITEGRPVVTDMIWNNTTTDQVLNKQILYTMEAQSEHPLAEAVINRLKEESVTTVRLAYFESITGKGIKAVQQGMQYFIGNKALMDEYGVSVSHDLLIQAEIWQEEAKTVIYFSNEKSGLAAIAIADKIKTTSQEAIETLQSRGIEVYMLTGDNKQTAAAVAKQVGLKHYKAEVMPSDKANFVKELQSQGKTVAMVGDGINDSHALAQADVSIAMGKGSDIAMDVAKMTLITSDLNMVPKALKLSGRTVNTIKQNLFWAFIYNLIGIPIAAGVLYPINGFLLDPMIAGAAMALSSVSVVSNSLRLKTAKL
- a CDS encoding efflux RND transporter periplasmic adaptor subunit; translation: MLKDTNKLKVFFLPVFCSMLLIACDSNQEKKQKMAAAAGANVSKLQVDAIVVSEENLDQEEVIVGSMAPYREVEIVSEIAQKIVQVSFQEGGHVSKGQLLYKLNDADLKARLKGLNSELKLARLNEQRISNLLKTETVNQQQYDETAVKLQALEAQRELLQVELNKTEIRAPFSGKIGISNLDPGSFVSPGIALVSLQDQETVKINFSVPEKYLPLVKTGNKINFTTALSDQQQTASIQATEPGLNAQNRSLRVQANAANPEGKFRAGLSVKIHFPTSAKNAKAISLPTEALIPSGEGYSVFVFQNGLAKSKPVSIGNRTETSAIITSGLNNGDSVIVSNLLRLGDGMPVQAVVSK